From a region of the Leptospira kmetyi serovar Malaysia str. Bejo-Iso9 genome:
- the rplX gene encoding 50S ribosomal protein L24, whose protein sequence is MAKLTYRGSEYTKFKKFRFKKNDEVICIAGKEKGKKGKVLSIDKKRDRVIVEGLNKRKRFMRPTQENPQGGVIEVEASMHISNVMFYDSKKKAGVRVGFETIKGKKVRVSRPDKKEL, encoded by the coding sequence ATGGCTAAGTTGACTTATCGTGGTTCCGAATACACGAAATTCAAAAAATTCCGCTTCAAGAAGAACGACGAAGTGATTTGCATCGCCGGAAAAGAGAAGGGAAAAAAAGGAAAGGTTCTCTCCATCGATAAGAAAAGAGACCGCGTAATCGTAGAAGGACTCAATAAAAGAAAAAGATTTATGAGACCGACTCAAGAGAATCCTCAAGGCGGAGTGATCGAAGTGGAAGCTTCTATGCACATCTCCAACGTGATGTTTTACGACTCCAAGAAAAAAGCGGGAGTTCGCGTGGGATTCGAGACTATCAAAGGGAAAAAGGTCCGTGTGAGCAGACCGGATAAGAAAGAGTTATAA
- the rpsQ gene encoding 30S ribosomal protein S17, with translation MTAGKQHINKSLLTEGRVVSNSMDKTVVIVVETRKTHPRFKKIVRKTVKLKVHDEKNECTIGDKILAIETRPLSREKRHRLYKIVEKAK, from the coding sequence ATGACAGCCGGGAAACAACATATCAACAAATCGCTTCTTACGGAAGGGAGAGTTGTTAGCAACTCGATGGATAAAACCGTCGTTATCGTTGTGGAAACGAGAAAGACTCATCCTCGATTTAAGAAAATCGTCAGAAAGACCGTGAAACTCAAAGTTCATGACGAGAAAAACGAATGCACGATCGGGGACAAAATCCTCGCGATTGAAACTCGTCCTCTGTCTAGAGAAAAAAGACATAGACTGTATAAAATCGTAGAGAAGGCGAAGTGA
- the rpsJ gene encoding 30S ribosomal protein S10, producing the protein MAGQKIRVKLKAFDHRLIDQSTYEIVATAKRTGATVSGPIPLPTKKEIYTVLRSPHVNKKSREQFELKTHKRLIDILDTNEDTVEALMKLQLPAGVSVDIKS; encoded by the coding sequence ATGGCCGGACAAAAAATTAGAGTAAAACTGAAAGCGTTCGACCATAGGTTGATTGACCAATCGACCTATGAGATCGTAGCAACTGCGAAAAGGACCGGAGCGACTGTCTCCGGCCCGATTCCTCTTCCTACTAAGAAAGAGATCTATACGGTTCTGCGTTCTCCGCACGTTAATAAAAAATCCAGAGAGCAGTTTGAATTAAAAACACACAAACGGCTCATCGATATTCTGGATACCAATGAAGACACTGTAGAAGCTTTGATGAAACTCCAGCTTCCTGCAGGGGTATCCGTAGATATCAAATCCTGA
- the rplP gene encoding 50S ribosomal protein L16 has product MLSPKRVKFRKRQRGRLKGTDERGSAVSFGEFGLKAVTSGRLTARQIEAARITINRQVKRGGKLWIRIFPHTPITKKPAETRMGKGKGNPEFWIAEIRPGRILFEMSGIDEETAKKALSLASYKLPIHTEFVKRSAL; this is encoded by the coding sequence ATGTTATCACCTAAACGTGTAAAGTTCAGAAAAAGACAAAGAGGACGGCTGAAAGGAACCGATGAAAGAGGTTCCGCGGTTTCCTTCGGAGAATTCGGTTTAAAAGCCGTTACTTCCGGAAGATTGACCGCTAGACAGATCGAAGCCGCAAGGATTACTATCAACCGCCAAGTAAAAAGAGGCGGGAAACTCTGGATCAGGATTTTTCCTCATACTCCGATCACTAAAAAACCGGCCGAAACTCGGATGGGTAAAGGAAAGGGGAACCCTGAGTTCTGGATTGCTGAGATCCGTCCGGGAAGAATTCTTTTTGAAATGAGCGGTATCGACGAAGAAACCGCAAAGAAAGCCCTTAGTTTGGCTTCTTACAAATTACCGATTCATACCGAATTCGTGAAAAGGTCTGCTCTATGA
- a CDS encoding type Z 30S ribosomal protein S14, which translates to MAKTSITVRHQRKKKFEVREYNRCPICGRSRGYLRRFDMCRICFRKLASGAQIPGVVKSSW; encoded by the coding sequence ATGGCTAAAACTTCTATAACCGTAAGACACCAGAGAAAGAAAAAGTTCGAGGTAAGAGAGTACAACCGTTGCCCGATCTGCGGAAGATCACGCGGATACCTCAGAAGATTCGATATGTGCAGAATTTGCTTCCGGAAACTCGCGAGCGGCGCTCAGATTCCCGGCGTAGTAAAATCATCCTGGTGA
- the rplE gene encoding 50S ribosomal protein L5: MASRLRTKYKNEIVPELNKKFKFESIMQVPRLEKIVLNVGMGEAHTNPKALEAAVEELALITGQRPVKTKAKKSIAGFKIREGMSLGCMVTLRGDYMYEFLDRLVNVALPRVRDFKGVNDKGFDGRGNYNMSIKEQIIFPEIKVDKINTLYGINMTFVTNSKSNEEAFSLLAAFGMPYRNQK; the protein is encoded by the coding sequence ATGGCATCTAGACTCAGAACAAAATATAAGAACGAAATCGTTCCCGAATTAAACAAAAAGTTTAAATTCGAATCCATCATGCAGGTTCCACGTTTGGAGAAGATCGTTCTCAACGTGGGGATGGGCGAGGCTCATACCAACCCTAAGGCTCTCGAAGCCGCTGTGGAAGAATTAGCACTCATCACCGGACAAAGACCGGTTAAAACGAAGGCGAAAAAATCCATCGCGGGATTCAAAATCCGCGAAGGGATGAGCCTTGGTTGTATGGTGACTCTGCGCGGGGACTATATGTATGAGTTCCTGGACAGATTGGTGAACGTGGCTCTCCCCCGGGTTCGTGACTTCAAAGGAGTCAACGACAAAGGTTTCGACGGTCGCGGAAACTACAACATGAGCATTAAAGAACAGATCATTTTCCCGGAGATCAAGGTTGATAAGATCAACACTCTCTACGGGATCAATATGACTTTTGTAACCAATTCAAAATCGAACGAGGAAGCGTTTAGCCTTCTTGCAGCTTTTGGAATGCCTTACAGGAACCAGAAATAA
- the rplF gene encoding 50S ribosomal protein L6 — MSRIGKAEIKLPEKVEVKQENANIKVKGPLGELSTPIFEGLSVKNENGIVKLERSSEDQKVVALHGLTRALLMNCVKGVSQGWEKNLEITGVGYRAQKRGEDLVMSLGYSHEVVYKAPKGIKIDVLEQLKIKVTGIDKQLVGQVAADIRSKRPPEPYKGKGIKYAEEFIKKKAGKTGKK; from the coding sequence ATGTCCAGAATTGGTAAGGCAGAAATCAAGCTTCCTGAGAAAGTCGAAGTGAAGCAAGAAAACGCAAATATTAAAGTAAAAGGACCTCTTGGAGAACTTTCCACTCCGATCTTCGAAGGCCTTTCCGTAAAAAACGAGAACGGAATCGTTAAACTCGAAAGAAGTTCCGAAGACCAAAAAGTCGTCGCTCTTCACGGATTGACCAGAGCCCTTCTGATGAACTGCGTAAAAGGCGTAAGTCAAGGTTGGGAAAAGAATCTCGAGATCACCGGGGTCGGTTACAGAGCTCAGAAGAGGGGAGAAGACTTGGTGATGAGCCTTGGGTATTCTCACGAAGTAGTTTATAAAGCTCCTAAAGGCATCAAGATCGATGTACTGGAACAGCTGAAGATCAAGGTTACCGGAATCGACAAACAACTTGTTGGACAAGTTGCCGCGGATATCCGTTCTAAAAGACCGCCCGAGCCTTACAAAGGAAAGGGAATCAAATATGCTGAAGAGTTCATCAAGAAAAAGGCCGGAAAAACAGGTAAGAAGTAA
- the rpmC gene encoding 50S ribosomal protein L29 — MKKIKLQELKDSEILEQLEEARKVLRNSRFQYGVARSLENPKVIHNTKKKIAKLLTIQRERQLKANPGEKKSKIFSRAKRKKKNLARLSAKVKG, encoded by the coding sequence ATGAAAAAGATCAAATTGCAAGAACTGAAAGACAGCGAAATTCTCGAGCAACTCGAAGAAGCGAGAAAGGTTCTTAGAAATTCCCGTTTTCAATACGGAGTGGCTCGTTCTTTGGAAAACCCTAAGGTGATCCACAATACGAAAAAGAAAATCGCTAAACTTCTGACCATTCAGAGAGAAAGACAACTGAAGGCCAATCCGGGAGAAAAGAAATCCAAGATCTTCTCCCGCGCTAAAAGAAAGAAAAAAAATCTCGCGCGTTTAAGCGCGAAGGTTAAGGGCTAA
- the rplV gene encoding 50S ribosomal protein L22 has translation MEAKAVARFVRMSPRKVRLVADEIRGYAVNEALDILKFTNKRAIEPLTKVILSASANASVLNDKVDSTQLFIKKIYVDEGPIMKRFRPRARGRAARIRKRLSHITVVLSD, from the coding sequence ATGGAAGCTAAAGCAGTTGCTCGTTTCGTGAGAATGTCTCCGAGAAAAGTTCGCCTCGTTGCGGATGAAATTCGCGGATACGCAGTCAACGAAGCCCTTGATATTCTTAAATTCACCAATAAAAGAGCGATCGAACCTTTGACAAAAGTGATTCTTTCCGCTTCCGCAAACGCGAGCGTTTTGAACGACAAGGTTGATTCCACTCAACTTTTTATCAAAAAGATCTACGTGGACGAAGGACCGATCATGAAACGTTTCCGTCCTCGTGCAAGAGGCCGTGCGGCGAGAATTAGAAAAAGACTGAGCCACATCACCGTGGTTCTCTCGGATTAA
- the rplD gene encoding 50S ribosomal protein L4, with the protein MKAQKYSKEGKLISEIELPSALFESKLSVASIYEAIKSENANLRSGNHATKTRSEVRGGGKKPWSQKGTGRARQGSTRAPHWVGGGTVHGPQKRDYSYKVSSKLKHRAVLSILGKKAQASAVKVIEDLDPKEFSTKSFDSIFKNMNLRNTGVIGFLVQGENDFVKKSVRNIPTVKYINSKRISCRDILYNRNLVITEAALKEMLTQYGAQK; encoded by the coding sequence ATGAAAGCACAGAAGTATTCTAAAGAAGGAAAACTGATTTCTGAAATCGAACTTCCTTCCGCACTCTTTGAAAGCAAACTCAGCGTAGCTTCGATTTACGAAGCGATTAAATCTGAGAATGCGAATCTGCGTTCAGGTAACCACGCAACGAAAACCAGATCGGAAGTTCGCGGTGGTGGTAAAAAGCCTTGGTCTCAAAAAGGGACCGGCCGCGCAAGACAAGGTTCCACTCGCGCTCCTCATTGGGTCGGCGGGGGAACGGTTCACGGGCCTCAAAAAAGAGACTATTCTTATAAAGTTTCTTCCAAACTCAAACACAGAGCCGTGCTTTCTATCTTAGGTAAAAAAGCGCAAGCATCCGCAGTGAAGGTGATCGAAGATCTCGATCCGAAAGAATTCAGCACGAAGTCTTTCGATTCTATATTCAAAAATATGAATCTTAGAAACACCGGAGTCATCGGATTCCTGGTTCAAGGCGAGAATGATTTCGTTAAAAAATCGGTTCGTAACATCCCGACCGTAAAATACATCAATTCAAAAAGAATCTCCTGCAGAGACATTCTGTATAACCGCAATCTGGTTATCACCGAAGCCGCTCTGAAAGAGATGCTGACTCAGTATGGAGCGCAGAAATGA
- the tuf gene encoding elongation factor Tu, whose product MAKEKFDRSKPHLNVGTIGHVDHGKTTLTAAITTTLAKAIGGKNKAVAYDQIDNAPEEKARGITIATSHQEYETANRHYAHVDCPGHADYVKNMITGAAQMDAAILVVSATDGPMPQTKEHILLARQVGVPYVIVFINKADMLAADERAEMIEMVEMDVRDLLNKYNFPGDTTPIVHGSAVKALEGDESEIGMPAILKLMEALDTFVPNPKRVTDKPFLMPVEDVFSITGRGTVATGRVEQGVLKVNDEVEIIGIRPTTKTVVTGIEMFRKLLDQAEAGDNIGALLRGTKKEDIERGQVLAKPGSITPHKKFAAEVYVLTKDEGGRHTPFINNYRPQFYFRTTDVTGVCNLPNGVEMVMPGDNVSLTVELISPIAMDKGLKFAIREGGRTIGSGVVAEITE is encoded by the coding sequence ATGGCTAAAGAAAAGTTTGATAGGTCTAAACCTCACTTAAACGTTGGAACAATTGGTCACGTGGATCACGGTAAAACGACCCTGACGGCAGCTATTACTACTACACTTGCGAAAGCGATCGGTGGTAAGAACAAAGCTGTTGCTTATGACCAAATTGATAACGCTCCGGAAGAAAAAGCTCGTGGAATCACCATCGCTACTTCTCACCAGGAATATGAAACTGCTAACCGTCACTACGCACACGTAGATTGTCCGGGTCACGCTGACTATGTTAAAAACATGATCACCGGTGCGGCTCAGATGGACGCGGCTATCCTCGTTGTTTCCGCAACGGATGGACCAATGCCACAAACGAAAGAACACATTCTTCTTGCTCGTCAGGTTGGTGTTCCTTACGTGATCGTATTCATCAACAAAGCGGACATGCTTGCCGCTGACGAAAGAGCGGAAATGATCGAAATGGTTGAAATGGACGTTCGCGACCTTCTCAACAAATACAACTTCCCAGGCGATACTACTCCTATCGTTCACGGTTCTGCGGTAAAAGCTCTTGAAGGCGATGAGTCTGAAATCGGGATGCCTGCAATCCTCAAACTGATGGAAGCTTTGGATACTTTCGTTCCAAATCCAAAACGCGTTACTGATAAGCCTTTCCTTATGCCTGTGGAAGACGTTTTCTCGATCACTGGTCGTGGAACTGTTGCAACAGGAAGAGTTGAACAAGGCGTTCTTAAAGTGAACGACGAAGTTGAAATCATCGGTATCCGCCCGACTACTAAAACTGTAGTAACCGGTATCGAAATGTTCAGAAAACTTCTCGATCAAGCTGAAGCTGGTGACAACATCGGTGCTCTTCTTCGTGGAACTAAAAAAGAAGACATCGAAAGAGGACAAGTTCTCGCGAAGCCGGGTTCTATCACTCCTCACAAAAAGTTTGCCGCTGAGGTTTACGTTTTAACTAAGGATGAAGGCGGACGTCACACTCCGTTCATCAATAACTACCGTCCTCAGTTCTACTTCAGAACGACTGACGTTACCGGTGTTTGTAACCTTCCTAACGGTGTTGAGATGGTTATGCCTGGTGATAACGTTTCTCTGACAGTTGAATTGATCAGCCCGATCGCAATGGACAAAGGTCTCAAGTTCGCAATTCGCGAAGGCGGAAGAACCATCGGATCCGGCGTTGTCGCGGAAATCACCGAGTAA
- the rplN gene encoding 50S ribosomal protein L14, translating to MIQQETWLQVADNSGIKKVMCIKVLGGSKKRYASVGDEIIVAVKDAQPAFGLKDSTGKKVHNKAVQRAVVVRTTKEIRRPDGSYIRFDDNACAIIDDKGNPKGTRIFGPVARELRDKKYAKIISLAPEVL from the coding sequence ATGATCCAGCAAGAAACTTGGTTACAGGTTGCGGACAACTCCGGAATCAAAAAAGTAATGTGTATAAAAGTGCTGGGCGGATCTAAAAAAAGATACGCTTCCGTCGGCGACGAAATCATCGTCGCGGTGAAAGACGCTCAGCCTGCTTTCGGTCTGAAAGATTCTACCGGTAAAAAAGTTCATAACAAGGCGGTTCAAAGAGCCGTTGTCGTAAGAACGACCAAAGAAATCAGAAGACCCGACGGATCTTACATCCGTTTCGATGACAACGCTTGCGCGATCATCGACGATAAAGGAAATCCAAAGGGAACCAGGATCTTCGGACCTGTTGCCCGCGAACTCAGAGATAAAAAATACGCTAAGATTATCTCTCTGGCTCCGGAGGTATTATAA
- the rplC gene encoding 50S ribosomal protein L3 — MAKGLIGKKVGMSQIFDEQGNIIPVTVLEVGPCAVSQVKSVENDGYEAIQLAFQDIKEIQISKAEKNHLAKASLGPKKVLREFRSFGDSPAAGSVLKIQDVFAVSDVVKVTGVSKGRGYQGVVKRHGHAGGPGGHGSRFHRHPGSMGANSTPSRVFKGVKLPGRTGSQQTTVRNLKVVRINEEKNLVFVSGAVPGTTNTVITIEKI, encoded by the coding sequence ATGGCAAAGGGATTAATCGGCAAAAAAGTTGGAATGTCTCAGATCTTTGACGAACAGGGAAATATTATTCCCGTAACTGTATTGGAAGTCGGTCCCTGCGCCGTTTCCCAAGTCAAGTCTGTGGAAAATGACGGATACGAAGCGATTCAATTAGCATTCCAAGACATTAAAGAAATTCAAATCTCAAAAGCAGAAAAGAACCACCTCGCAAAAGCGAGCCTTGGTCCTAAGAAAGTTTTGAGAGAATTCCGTAGTTTCGGAGATTCCCCTGCTGCAGGGTCGGTTCTGAAAATTCAGGATGTATTTGCTGTTTCCGACGTGGTAAAAGTTACCGGGGTCAGCAAAGGAAGAGGATACCAAGGGGTTGTAAAACGCCACGGACACGCTGGGGGACCAGGTGGACACGGTTCTCGTTTTCACAGACACCCAGGTTCCATGGGAGCGAACTCAACTCCTTCTCGGGTTTTTAAAGGCGTTAAGCTTCCCGGAAGAACAGGTTCCCAACAAACTACAGTCCGGAATCTGAAAGTAGTCCGGATCAACGAAGAAAAGAATCTTGTGTTCGTAAGCGGGGCTGTTCCCGGCACTACAAACACAGTTATTACGATCGAGAAGATCTAA
- the rpsS gene encoding 30S ribosomal protein S19, protein MARSIKKGPFIDDHLMKKITKLNSENQKKPFKTWSRRSTIFPDMVGHTVMVHNGKQFTPVYINENMIGHKLGEFSPTRTFRGHVAGDKKAGKK, encoded by the coding sequence ATGGCTAGAAGTATTAAAAAAGGTCCGTTCATCGACGATCATCTCATGAAGAAGATCACCAAGTTGAACTCCGAAAACCAAAAGAAACCTTTCAAGACCTGGTCCAGAAGAAGTACGATCTTCCCGGATATGGTTGGACATACAGTGATGGTTCACAACGGGAAACAATTCACTCCCGTTTACATCAACGAGAACATGATCGGGCATAAATTGGGAGAATTCTCTCCTACAAGAACTTTCCGCGGTCACGTTGCCGGGGATAAAAAGGCGGGCAAGAAGTAA
- the rpsH gene encoding 30S ribosomal protein S8, with amino-acid sequence MSMSDPIGDMLTRIRNAGRAKHETCLVPGSKIKKSILDLMKEEGFIRDYESVKVNETFEDYKVFLKYDQTKRPIIRELIRVSTPGRRVYIKSAEIRPYKNNIGTLIVSTSKGIMTGKNARKLKLGGEVILKMS; translated from the coding sequence ATGAGTATGTCAGATCCAATCGGAGATATGCTGACCCGCATCAGAAATGCTGGGAGAGCGAAACACGAGACTTGCCTGGTTCCAGGAAGCAAGATCAAGAAATCCATTCTCGATCTCATGAAAGAAGAAGGCTTTATCAGAGACTACGAGTCCGTTAAAGTGAATGAAACTTTCGAAGATTATAAGGTTTTTCTAAAGTATGATCAGACCAAACGTCCGATCATTCGCGAGCTCATCAGAGTTTCCACTCCGGGAAGACGCGTGTATATCAAGAGCGCGGAGATTCGTCCGTATAAAAACAACATCGGTACTTTGATCGTTTCGACTTCGAAAGGAATCATGACCGGTAAAAACGCCCGCAAACTCAAATTGGGAGGTGAAGTAATCCTGAAGATGTCCTAA
- the rplB gene encoding 50S ribosomal protein L2: protein MGIKKFKPVTSASRYKSVLDFSEITETEPYKPLTLTLNYKAGRGEGGKISVRHKGGRVKRKYRIIDFRRRKTDVPAVVKTLEYDPNRSAFISLICYKDGEYSYILAPDGIKVGDTVQSGAGSEIKIGNAMPIGKIPPGTNVHNVELQIGRGGQIARTAGSFGTIAGRDGEYILLKLPSTEVRKVHENCFATVGICSNKDHNLVSIGKAGRSRWLGKRPTVRGVVMNPVDHPHGGGEGRTSGGRHPVSPWGQPTKGYKTRRSTRPSDKFIVQKRKRNRNR from the coding sequence ATGGGAATCAAAAAGTTTAAACCCGTAACTTCCGCAAGCCGTTATAAATCCGTTCTCGATTTCTCGGAAATCACGGAAACGGAACCGTATAAACCTTTAACTCTTACCCTTAACTACAAAGCGGGTAGAGGAGAGGGCGGAAAAATTTCCGTTCGTCACAAAGGCGGTCGCGTAAAAAGAAAATATCGTATCATCGATTTCAGACGCAGAAAGACCGATGTTCCTGCAGTCGTTAAGACTCTGGAATACGATCCGAACCGTTCCGCATTCATCTCTTTGATCTGTTACAAGGACGGAGAATATTCTTATATTCTTGCTCCGGACGGAATCAAGGTAGGCGACACCGTTCAATCCGGCGCGGGTTCCGAAATTAAAATCGGAAACGCGATGCCGATCGGAAAAATTCCACCGGGCACAAACGTGCATAACGTGGAACTTCAAATCGGTAGAGGCGGACAAATCGCAAGAACCGCAGGTTCTTTCGGAACGATCGCAGGCCGCGACGGAGAATACATTCTTCTGAAACTTCCTTCGACTGAAGTTCGCAAGGTTCACGAGAATTGTTTCGCAACCGTCGGAATTTGCAGTAATAAAGATCACAACTTGGTTTCGATCGGGAAAGCGGGAAGATCCCGTTGGCTCGGAAAACGCCCAACCGTTCGCGGGGTCGTAATGAACCCTGTGGATCACCCGCATGGTGGTGGCGAGGGTCGTACTTCCGGAGGTCGTCACCCGGTTTCTCCTTGGGGACAACCGACTAAGGGTTACAAAACCAGAAGATCAACTCGTCCGAGCGATAAGTTCATCGTTCAGAAGAGAAAACGGAACAGGAACAGGTAA
- a CDS encoding 50S ribosomal protein L23, with product MNLQDVILTPVITEKSQDLETIGANSKKGTRMVKYTVKVHIDANKTLIKEAFKKIFKVTPSSVNIQVFRGKIKRFRNMPAPRPHWKKAVVTFRDGASIDFAKEA from the coding sequence ATGAATCTCCAAGACGTAATTCTTACACCCGTAATCACCGAGAAGTCTCAAGACCTCGAAACGATCGGAGCCAACAGCAAGAAAGGAACCAGAATGGTAAAATATACCGTTAAGGTTCATATCGACGCGAACAAAACTCTGATCAAAGAAGCGTTCAAAAAGATTTTCAAAGTAACTCCTTCTTCCGTAAACATTCAAGTTTTCAGAGGAAAGATCAAACGTTTCAGAAACATGCCGGCTCCCCGTCCACATTGGAAAAAAGCAGTAGTGACTTTCCGTGACGGCGCAAGCATCGATTTCGCAAAGGAAGCATAA
- the rpsC gene encoding 30S ribosomal protein S3: MGQKVNPIGLRIGITRGWDSIWFSQSDYKKNLHEDIKIRKFIQGRFNNAGIVKVVIERFPEKINVNLHTAKPGIVIGQKGSNIEAVKKILKTMTDKPVNLNIIEVKKPETVAQCIAESIALQIEQRQPFRRVMKQELRRAMRGGVEGIKILISGRLNGADMARRENYKEGRIPLHTLRAKIDLGFKEAKTTFGQIGVKVWTYSGDFIQSKEESEEDKYAVKRRTS; the protein is encoded by the coding sequence ATGGGACAGAAAGTAAATCCAATCGGTTTAAGAATCGGGATCACAAGAGGCTGGGACTCAATTTGGTTCTCTCAGTCCGATTATAAAAAGAATCTTCATGAAGACATCAAGATCCGTAAGTTCATCCAAGGCCGTTTTAACAACGCCGGAATCGTAAAAGTGGTAATCGAAAGATTTCCGGAGAAGATCAACGTAAATCTTCACACTGCGAAGCCCGGTATCGTGATCGGTCAAAAAGGTTCCAACATCGAAGCGGTTAAGAAAATTCTTAAGACGATGACCGATAAACCGGTGAACCTGAACATCATCGAAGTAAAAAAACCGGAAACCGTCGCTCAGTGTATCGCGGAATCCATCGCTCTTCAGATCGAACAAAGACAACCTTTCCGGAGAGTTATGAAACAAGAACTTCGCCGCGCCATGAGAGGCGGAGTGGAAGGAATTAAAATTCTGATCTCCGGTCGTTTGAACGGAGCGGACATGGCGAGAAGAGAGAACTACAAAGAGGGAAGAATTCCTCTCCACACTCTTCGCGCGAAGATCGATCTCGGATTTAAAGAAGCAAAAACCACTTTCGGACAAATCGGCGTTAAAGTCTGGACCTACAGTGGGGACTTCATTCAGAGCAAAGAAGAATCTGAAGAAGATAAATACGCAGTAAAGAGAAGAACCAGCTAA